A section of the Spirosoma pollinicola genome encodes:
- a CDS encoding DUF3299 domain-containing protein, producing the protein MARLLIALFFVSLAAPAFRPALPPVDRVKPGVSVSAVAEPVKLSWEVLRDVTFKKKWYAEESVYMLYPTFGQGIQKLNGKTVDLTGYVLPVDLESNIYVLSAFPYSACFFCGGAGPESVVSLKFKKSDKKFKTDERRTFRGTLKLNADNIYELNYILADAEMIAQ; encoded by the coding sequence ATGGCTCGTTTACTGATTGCCTTATTTTTCGTATCACTTGCAGCCCCGGCCTTTCGTCCGGCCCTGCCACCTGTTGACCGTGTAAAACCGGGCGTATCAGTTTCTGCAGTTGCCGAACCCGTAAAACTCTCCTGGGAAGTTTTGCGAGATGTGACCTTCAAGAAAAAATGGTATGCCGAAGAATCTGTCTACATGCTTTACCCAACGTTTGGACAAGGCATCCAGAAATTAAACGGAAAAACGGTTGATCTGACAGGCTATGTCCTGCCTGTTGATCTGGAATCAAATATATATGTGCTATCGGCTTTCCCGTATAGCGCCTGTTTTTTCTGCGGGGGCGCAGGACCTGAATCGGTTGTGTCGCTGAAATTCAAAAAGTCTGATAAGAAATTCAAAACGGATGAACGCCGGACATTTCGAGGCACGTTGAAACTGAATGCTGATAATATTTACGAGCTCAATTATATCTTGGCTGATGCCGAAATGATTGCTCAGTAA
- a CDS encoding GIY-YIG nuclease family protein — MHTVYIIYSPTADRYFIGQTKDLKITLWQHNAKTNPVTADGKPWEVRFTRAFDTRNEALSLEMKLKKKDRTHWEELINSTQSAV; from the coding sequence ATGCATACAGTATATATTATCTATAGCCCAACAGCTGACCGGTATTTCATCGGTCAGACCAAAGATTTGAAAATAACGCTGTGGCAACATAACGCTAAAACAAACCCGGTTACGGCCGATGGAAAGCCTTGGGAAGTACGATTCACACGGGCATTTGACACGAGAAATGAAGCCTTAAGCTTAGAAATGAAGCTCAAAAAGAAGGATCGCACACATTGGGAAGAGCTTATTAACAGCACCCAATCAGCCGTTTAG
- a CDS encoding C40 family peptidase, producing the protein MQQRWFRDVIRPVLLSACLLWLLIACNALRSSGPSVSRRPPSSKPVANRPSTGKTPVRSPAAPAKPTGKVVDSRTYENRYVPEVVKIARTYTGTPYRSGGNTSDGIDCSGLVYAVFNTVGLKMPRISWQQSEVGHEVEVAEILPGDLIFFVPDKGQAGYVSHTGIVTEVNGSQNIRFIHASSSRGVREDNLYADYFKGRFVKALRPF; encoded by the coding sequence ATGCAACAACGCTGGTTTCGGGATGTTATACGTCCCGTACTGCTGAGTGCCTGCCTGCTCTGGCTACTTATTGCCTGTAATGCGCTCCGTTCCTCTGGCCCATCCGTCAGTCGTCGCCCACCGTCGTCTAAGCCGGTTGCCAATCGCCCATCGACTGGAAAAACACCTGTTCGTTCACCGGCTGCTCCGGCAAAGCCGACAGGTAAAGTAGTCGATAGCCGTACCTACGAAAATCGTTATGTGCCCGAAGTAGTAAAAATTGCCCGCACCTATACAGGAACCCCCTACAGGTCGGGTGGTAATACATCCGACGGTATTGATTGTTCGGGGCTTGTATATGCCGTCTTTAATACGGTTGGTCTGAAAATGCCCCGTATTTCATGGCAACAATCTGAAGTAGGGCATGAAGTGGAAGTTGCTGAAATACTACCCGGTGATTTGATTTTCTTTGTACCTGATAAGGGACAGGCGGGTTACGTTTCGCATACGGGTATTGTGACAGAGGTGAATGGTTCACAGAATATTCGGTTCATTCATGCGTCTTCATCGCGGGGCGTTCGGGAGGATAATTTATATGCCGATTACTTCAAAGGACGATTTGTTAAAGCACTGCGCCCGTTCTAA
- a CDS encoding Tex family protein — MTQSIEQRIAARLGLNIRSVTATIELLNGGATVPFIARYRKEATASANGSPLDEVEIGNIKETLQKILDLDKRRETIIKSIDEQGKLTSDLRRKLEATDSLTDLEDLYFPYRQKRKTRATIAIERGLEPLANSIIAQREVNLDRIVQRHLSDAVPTVSDALQGARDILAERISEDADARQRIRNLFEREAIIRAVVKKGKDTEGIKFKDYFDFAEPLRRVPSHRLLALRRGETEGFLAVSIGPDEEAATERLERQFVADRTGTPVCKEQLVLAIRDGYKRLLKPSLETEFANASKDKADAEAIRIFADNLRQLLLSPPLGQKRVLAIDPGYRTGCKTVCLDAQGNLLTETVLYLAHSESQRQQAISTVQKLVSQYAIDAIAIGNGTAGRETEEFVQALQLDKPIFMVSEQGASIYSASDVAREEFPDRDVTVRGAVSIGRRLMDPLAELVKIDPKSIGVGQYQHDVNQSDLKTSLDTVVESCVNQVGVSLNTASAYLLRYVSGLGPQLAGNIVAYRAENGAFTSREQLKKVPRLGAKAYEQCAGFLRIEGAKNPLDNSAVHPERYGLVEKMAVEVGSRVNDLIHRPELRQQIKIEKYVTSAVGLPTLRDILAELAKPGRDPREQLSVFEYDARVRSVDDLHEGMVLAGVVTNITAFGAFVDIGVKQDGLVHVSQLANHFVSDPKTVVKVFQKVKVKVLEVDKARKRIALTMKF, encoded by the coding sequence ATGACCCAATCCATTGAACAACGTATTGCGGCCCGGCTGGGCTTGAACATTCGGTCGGTAACCGCCACTATCGAACTACTCAACGGCGGGGCCACTGTTCCCTTTATCGCCCGCTATCGTAAAGAAGCTACCGCATCGGCCAATGGTTCGCCCCTTGACGAAGTCGAAATCGGGAACATTAAAGAAACGCTGCAAAAAATCCTCGACCTCGATAAACGCCGGGAGACAATTATAAAATCCATCGATGAGCAGGGGAAACTTACCTCCGACCTCCGCCGGAAACTCGAAGCTACCGACTCGCTCACCGATCTCGAAGATCTCTATTTTCCCTACCGTCAAAAACGGAAAACCCGTGCCACAATCGCAATTGAGCGAGGACTGGAGCCTCTTGCCAATAGTATAATTGCCCAACGTGAAGTAAACCTGGATCGAATTGTTCAACGGCACCTTTCCGATGCCGTTCCAACGGTGTCTGATGCGTTGCAGGGCGCCCGCGATATTCTGGCTGAGCGGATTAGTGAAGACGCCGATGCCCGCCAGCGGATTCGTAACCTCTTTGAGCGGGAAGCGATCATACGCGCTGTTGTCAAAAAAGGTAAAGATACGGAGGGTATAAAATTCAAGGACTATTTTGACTTTGCCGAACCGCTCCGGCGGGTACCTTCACACCGGTTGCTGGCGTTGCGACGGGGAGAAACCGAAGGGTTTCTGGCCGTTAGTATCGGTCCTGACGAAGAAGCTGCTACCGAACGGCTCGAACGGCAGTTTGTAGCTGATCGGACGGGTACGCCCGTTTGTAAAGAGCAACTTGTGCTGGCTATTCGTGACGGCTACAAACGCTTGCTCAAGCCTTCGCTCGAAACCGAATTTGCCAATGCGTCTAAAGACAAAGCCGATGCAGAGGCTATCCGAATTTTTGCTGACAACCTGCGCCAGCTTTTGCTTAGCCCGCCACTGGGTCAAAAGCGCGTGCTGGCCATTGACCCCGGCTATCGAACGGGTTGCAAAACGGTTTGCCTCGATGCACAGGGAAATCTGTTGACCGAAACGGTGCTGTATTTAGCCCACTCTGAATCTCAGCGGCAGCAAGCCATCAGTACAGTTCAGAAACTTGTATCGCAATATGCTATTGACGCTATTGCCATTGGAAATGGTACCGCCGGGCGAGAAACAGAAGAGTTTGTGCAGGCTTTACAACTCGACAAGCCGATTTTTATGGTGAGTGAACAGGGAGCATCTATTTACTCTGCTTCGGATGTAGCCCGCGAAGAGTTTCCTGATCGTGACGTTACCGTTCGGGGAGCTGTTAGTATCGGCCGTCGACTTATGGACCCGCTTGCCGAATTGGTGAAGATTGACCCTAAGTCGATTGGTGTGGGGCAGTATCAGCACGATGTGAATCAAAGTGATTTAAAAACCAGCCTTGATACTGTAGTGGAGAGCTGTGTTAATCAGGTAGGTGTATCGCTCAATACCGCCAGTGCTTATTTGCTTCGCTATGTTTCGGGTTTAGGGCCGCAATTAGCTGGTAATATTGTCGCGTATCGGGCAGAAAATGGGGCTTTCACTTCGCGCGAACAACTTAAAAAAGTGCCTCGACTTGGTGCCAAGGCGTATGAGCAATGTGCCGGTTTCCTTCGTATTGAAGGGGCTAAAAATCCTCTGGATAATAGTGCGGTTCATCCAGAGCGGTATGGGTTGGTAGAGAAGATGGCTGTTGAAGTAGGAAGTCGTGTTAATGATCTTATCCATCGGCCAGAGTTACGCCAGCAAATTAAAATCGAAAAGTACGTGACCAGCGCCGTCGGCTTGCCTACGTTGCGCGATATTCTGGCCGAACTCGCCAAACCCGGCCGCGACCCCCGTGAACAACTATCCGTGTTTGAATACGATGCCCGCGTTCGTTCGGTCGATGATTTGCACGAAGGGATGGTGCTGGCGGGTGTCGTAACCAACATCACGGCTTTTGGGGCGTTTGTCGATATTGGCGTTAAGCAAGATGGGCTGGTACACGTGTCTCAATTGGCCAATCATTTTGTGTCTGACCCCAAAACGGTTGTAAAAGTATTTCAGAAAGTAAAAGTTAAAGTCCTGGAAGTCGATAAGGCCCGTAAACGGATTGCATTAACTATGAAATTTTGA
- a CDS encoding cold-shock protein, producing the protein MQTGTVKFFNETKGFGFIKPDDGGEDIFVHASGLIDQIRENDKVKFNVERGKKGLNAVNVEMA; encoded by the coding sequence ATGCAAACAGGAACTGTAAAATTCTTTAATGAAACCAAAGGGTTTGGTTTTATTAAACCCGATGACGGTGGCGAAGACATTTTTGTACACGCTTCCGGTCTCATCGACCAAATCCGTGAAAACGACAAAGTTAAATTCAATGTCGAACGCGGTAAGAAAGGCTTAAATGCCGTAAACGTCGAAATGGCTTAA
- a CDS encoding M23 family metallopeptidase — MRIVGILGALLIGGLNAASSQVVLSNSDEPTLYSYCQQFQTLYTQIREQSITPDSARLQFSGIMHGLQTRFRSMETYKQDSIQRDSLRRTGLYFSFPIRGYSTSAIGGTHGEGYRGNGFDLFDYTVRGSHPAQDIFISDRNQDIIDDRTGKPVDILAMSRGLVLAIETSWKPGSEYRGGNWIWVYDPNLHGLFYYAHNSQVDVRPGQWVTAGQKLAEMGRSGFNAYKSRSPTHLHLMYLQIKPDGLPQPINTYEWLLTAKPAK, encoded by the coding sequence ATGCGGATAGTAGGCATTTTAGGCGCATTGTTAATTGGGGGACTAAACGCGGCCTCGTCGCAGGTAGTTCTCAGCAATTCCGATGAGCCTACGCTTTATAGCTATTGCCAGCAGTTTCAAACTTTATACACGCAAATTCGTGAACAAAGCATAACGCCCGACTCGGCCCGATTACAGTTCAGTGGCATCATGCATGGCCTGCAAACGCGGTTTCGTAGTATGGAAACCTACAAACAAGATTCAATTCAACGAGACAGCCTGCGCCGTACGGGCCTGTATTTCAGCTTTCCCATTCGTGGCTATTCGACAAGTGCCATTGGTGGTACACATGGCGAAGGCTATCGGGGCAATGGCTTTGACCTGTTCGATTATACCGTACGCGGTAGCCATCCCGCCCAAGATATTTTCATCAGCGACCGCAATCAGGACATCATCGACGACCGTACGGGTAAACCCGTCGATATTCTGGCGATGAGCCGGGGGCTGGTATTGGCTATTGAAACCTCCTGGAAACCCGGCTCCGAGTACCGGGGCGGCAACTGGATCTGGGTGTATGATCCCAACCTCCACGGTTTGTTCTATTATGCCCACAACAGCCAGGTCGATGTAAGGCCGGGACAGTGGGTAACAGCTGGGCAGAAACTCGCCGAAATGGGCAGAAGCGGCTTTAATGCGTATAAAAGCCGTTCCCCAACGCACCTACACCTAATGTATCTGCAGATCAAGCCCGACG